A single Fusobacterium hominis DNA region contains:
- the rsxE gene encoding electron transport complex subunit RsxE has translation MKTNYGKVLLSGIFKENPIFVLFLGLCPTLGVTSSAMNGLAMGLAVVAVLACSNFLISAFKNFIPSQVRIPAYIMIIASLVTIVQMVMEAYTPDLYKVLGLFIPLIVVNCIVLGRAESFASKNGMIASLLDGIGSGLGFTLSLTVLGIVREALGNGTIFGARVAPAAYNPALIFILAPGAFITIAFMKAFLNYLQLKKSREG, from the coding sequence ATGAAAACAAATTATGGAAAAGTATTGTTATCTGGAATATTTAAAGAAAACCCTATTTTCGTATTGTTTTTAGGACTTTGTCCAACACTTGGAGTTACAAGTTCAGCAATGAACGGACTTGCTATGGGACTTGCAGTTGTTGCAGTTCTTGCTTGTTCAAACTTCTTAATATCTGCATTTAAAAACTTTATACCTTCTCAGGTTAGAATACCTGCTTACATTATGATAATAGCATCACTTGTTACAATTGTTCAAATGGTAATGGAAGCATATACTCCTGATCTATATAAAGTACTAGGATTATTTATCCCACTTATCGTTGTTAACTGTATCGTTCTTGGAAGAGCAGAAAGCTTTGCATCTAAAAATGGTATGATAGCATCTTTATTAGATGGTATTGGATCAGGACTTGGATTTACTCTTTCACTTACAGTATTAGGAATAGTTAGAGAAGCTTTAGGAAATGGAACTATATTTGGAGCAAGAGTTGCACCAGCAGCTTACAATCCAGCTCTAATATTCATCTTAGCTCCTGGAGCATTCATCACAATAGCATTTATGAAAGCTTTCCTTAACTATCTTCAATTGAAAAAAAGTAGGGAGGGGTAA
- a CDS encoding RnfABCDGE type electron transport complex subunit G, producing the protein MKNRFVHFGLVLLVIAAISAGVLGLVNNFTKTVIAANNEKSQNAAKREVLADAAKFVEEEAKEIDGLQFVPGYNDQGEIVGYVTTVASPGYGGDITFILGIKRDGQIAGLRIVNQSETPGLGAKIGDLSWQDHWIGKDASYEFNKSTDAFAGATISPRAVYTGIIKALNAFKDGGMN; encoded by the coding sequence ATGAAAAATAGATTTGTACATTTTGGGCTAGTTCTATTAGTAATAGCTGCAATCTCAGCTGGAGTATTAGGATTAGTAAATAACTTTACAAAGACAGTTATTGCTGCTAATAATGAAAAATCACAAAATGCAGCAAAAAGAGAAGTTTTAGCTGATGCAGCAAAATTTGTTGAAGAAGAAGCTAAAGAAATAGATGGATTACAATTTGTACCAGGATACAATGATCAAGGTGAAATAGTTGGTTATGTAACAACAGTAGCAAGCCCTGGTTATGGTGGAGACATCACATTTATTCTAGGTATCAAACGTGATGGTCAAATAGCTGGATTAAGAATAGTAAATCAATCAGAAACTCCAGGACTTGGAGCAAAAATTGGAGATTTAAGCTGGCAAGATCATTGGATCGGAAAAGATGCATCTTATGAGTTTAATAAATCAACAGATGCTTTTGCTGGAGCAACTATCTCTCCTCGTGCTGTATATACAGGAATTATTAAAGCACTTAATGCTTTTAAAGATGGAGGGATGAACTAA
- the rsxC gene encoding electron transport complex subunit RsxC, translating into MRFFGFRGGVHPPENKLQTENAPVEELKAPKMIYVALLQHIGSPLDPIVNIGDKVLKGQKIADSQAFMSSPIHSPVSGTVKKIEEHVFPLMGRIKTVIIENDEQDTWAELPKIENWEAADKKELLAMIREKGIVGIGGASFPTHIKLNPPADTKIDTLLLNGAECEPYLNSDNRLMLEHPEKIIKGIQIIKKILGVETAIVGIEENKPQAIASMKKAAEGTGIEIAPLKTKYPQGGEKQLIKAVLDRQVPSGKLPSAVGVVVQNTGTAAAIYDGIVNGIPLIEKVVTVSGKAIANPKNVKIAIGTPFSYLLDYCGVNREVVDKLVMGGPMMGMAQFSEEAPVIKGTSGLLALTKEETNPYKPKSCIGCAKCVDVCPMGLEPLMFARLAAFEQWDKLPPYNLMDCIECGSCAYICPANRPLTEAIKIGKSKLRAMKK; encoded by the coding sequence ATGAGATTTTTTGGCTTTAGAGGAGGAGTGCATCCACCTGAAAATAAACTTCAAACAGAAAATGCACCTGTTGAAGAGTTAAAAGCACCAAAAATGATATATGTAGCATTATTGCAACATATAGGATCACCATTAGATCCAATTGTAAACATTGGGGATAAGGTATTAAAAGGGCAAAAAATAGCTGATTCTCAAGCTTTTATGTCTTCACCTATCCACTCTCCTGTAAGTGGAACTGTTAAGAAAATTGAAGAACATGTGTTTCCACTAATGGGAAGAATCAAAACAGTTATCATTGAAAATGACGAACAAGATACATGGGCAGAGCTACCTAAAATAGAAAATTGGGAAGCTGCTGACAAAAAAGAATTGTTAGCAATGATAAGAGAAAAAGGAATAGTAGGAATTGGAGGAGCAAGTTTCCCTACTCATATAAAATTAAATCCTCCAGCTGACACAAAAATTGATACATTATTATTAAACGGGGCAGAATGTGAGCCTTATCTAAACTCAGATAACAGACTTATGTTAGAACACCCAGAAAAAATAATTAAAGGTATCCAAATCATTAAAAAAATACTTGGAGTAGAAACTGCTATAGTTGGTATAGAAGAAAACAAACCTCAAGCTATTGCTTCTATGAAGAAAGCTGCTGAGGGAACTGGTATAGAAATCGCTCCACTTAAGACAAAATACCCTCAAGGAGGAGAAAAACAACTTATTAAAGCTGTTTTAGATAGACAAGTTCCGTCAGGAAAACTTCCTTCAGCTGTAGGAGTTGTTGTTCAAAATACAGGAACTGCAGCAGCTATTTATGACGGAATTGTAAATGGTATTCCTCTAATAGAAAAAGTTGTTACAGTATCAGGAAAAGCAATAGCTAATCCTAAAAATGTAAAAATAGCTATAGGAACACCATTTTCTTACCTATTAGATTACTGTGGTGTAAATAGAGAAGTAGTAGACAAATTAGTAATGGGAGGACCTATGATGGGAATGGCTCAATTCTCTGAAGAAGCTCCTGTTATAAAAGGAACATCTGGACTACTTGCTCTAACAAAAGAAGAAACAAATCCATACAAACCAAAATCTTGTATTGGTTGTGCAAAATGCGTTGACGTGTGTCCTATGGGATTAGAACCATTAATGTTTGCAAGACTTGCAGCATTTGAACAATGGGATAAACTTCCACCATATAACCTAATGGATTGTATAGAATGTGGATCATGTGCATATATATGCCCAGCTAATAGACCACTAACAGAGGCTATCAAAATAGGAAAATCTAAATTAAGAGCTATGAAAAAATAA
- a CDS encoding RnfABCDGE type electron transport complex subunit D: MTNILKMGPSPHIRTSETVEKVMYDVIIALIPAFLFAVYVFGIRALIVTAVSILTCMVTEFICQKIMKQEVSVFDGSAILTGILFAFVIPVIMPLPYVIVGCVVSIGLGKMVFGGLGHNVFNPALVGRAFVQASWPVAITTFAYDGKGGATVLDAMKRGISLDSSLIADGGNYYMQAFVGKMGGCLGEVSALALLVGGLYLIYKKQIDWRVPAIIIGTVFVLTWAMGGDPIMHIFSGGLFLGAFFMATDMVTSPYTTKGKVIFAFFLGLLISLIRMKGGYPEGVAYSILIMNGFVPLINRYTKPKKFGEVKANEK, translated from the coding sequence GTGACTAATATATTGAAAATGGGGCCATCGCCTCATATTAGAACATCAGAAACAGTAGAAAAAGTAATGTATGATGTAATAATTGCATTGATACCTGCATTTTTATTTGCTGTTTATGTATTTGGTATAAGAGCCTTAATAGTAACTGCAGTTTCTATACTTACTTGTATGGTTACTGAGTTTATTTGTCAAAAGATAATGAAACAAGAAGTATCTGTATTTGACGGTAGTGCAATTTTAACAGGAATATTATTTGCATTTGTAATTCCAGTTATTATGCCATTACCTTATGTTATAGTTGGTTGTGTTGTATCTATAGGACTTGGAAAAATGGTTTTTGGAGGACTAGGACACAACGTATTTAACCCTGCTTTAGTAGGAAGAGCATTTGTTCAAGCTTCTTGGCCAGTTGCTATAACTACATTTGCATATGATGGAAAAGGTGGAGCTACGGTTCTAGACGCTATGAAAAGAGGAATATCTCTTGACTCATCGTTAATTGCTGATGGTGGAAACTACTACATGCAAGCTTTCGTTGGAAAAATGGGAGGATGTCTTGGAGAAGTTTCAGCTTTAGCTCTATTAGTTGGAGGATTATACTTAATTTATAAAAAACAAATAGATTGGAGAGTTCCTGCAATCATCATTGGAACTGTATTTGTACTAACATGGGCAATGGGTGGAGATCCAATAATGCATATCTTCTCAGGAGGATTATTCCTTGGAGCATTCTTCATGGCTACAGACATGGTTACAAGTCCATATACTACAAAAGGTAAAGTAATATTTGCATTCTTCTTAGGACTTTTAATTTCACTTATCAGAATGAAAGGTGGATATCCAGAAGGAGTTGCATATTCTATACTTATCATGAACGGATTTGTTCCTCTAATTAATAGATATACTAAACCAAAAAAATTCGGTGAGGTGAAAGCTAATGAAAAATAG
- the rsxA gene encoding electron transport complex subunit RsxA, producing MSIGSIFSLIFGAIFINNVIFAKFLGCCPFMGVSKKVDASLGMGMAVTFVITIASGVTWLVYQFLLVPFNLQYLQTIAFILIIAALVQFVEMAIAKTSPSLYKALGVFLPLITTNCAVLGVAIINIQENYNFIETLINGFSVAVGFSLALVLLAGIRERIEYSAIPEPFKGIPIAFISAGLLAMAFMGFSGMQI from the coding sequence ATGAGTATTGGAAGTATATTCAGTTTAATTTTTGGTGCAATATTTATAAACAACGTTATCTTTGCTAAATTCCTAGGATGTTGTCCATTTATGGGAGTATCTAAAAAAGTTGATGCTTCACTTGGAATGGGAATGGCAGTTACATTTGTTATAACTATAGCTTCTGGTGTAACTTGGCTTGTGTACCAATTCTTATTGGTTCCATTTAACTTACAATATTTGCAAACAATTGCTTTTATATTGATTATCGCTGCATTAGTTCAATTCGTTGAAATGGCTATTGCTAAAACATCACCATCACTATATAAAGCATTGGGAGTGTTCTTACCTCTTATTACTACAAACTGTGCTGTATTAGGGGTTGCAATCATCAATATCCAAGAGAATTACAATTTCATTGAAACTTTAATCAACGGATTTTCAGTAGCAGTTGGTTTCTCATTGGCATTGGTTTTACTAGCAGGAATTAGAGAAAGAATAGAATATTCAGCAATTCCAGAACCTTTTAAAGGAATTCCAATTGCCTTTATTTCAGCAGGATTACTTGCTATGGCGTTTATGGGATTCAGTGGTATGCAAATATAA